In Mustela erminea isolate mMusErm1 chromosome 7, mMusErm1.Pri, whole genome shotgun sequence, the genomic stretch ACTCTGAAGTGTTAGAGGAGGTAGGTGGCTGTCACcagctccattttgcagatgggaagagAAGCTGGCACAGGGCCACAGGGCGCCTAAGTGGCAGAGAAAGGAGTCAGACACTGTGCTCTTCTGCCTGTCAGACGGGAGGGGAGCTGTGGGGAAAAATCAGGACTCCCTGTGGAGGAATGAGGGGGTCACAGAGGCAGCTCAGAGAGGCTCTCCCTTTCGCCTTTACTTTCAGGGATCCCAGCCTCCAGGAGAAGTACCGAGTGGGACTGAACCGAATTGCTGCCAAGGAGGTCCCCATTGAGATCAGGCCGGTAAAGCCACCTGCCCTGAATCAGCtgcagagcctggagcccaaaCAGATGTTCTGGGTGCGAGCCCGGGGCCATATTGGTAAGAGGACCCCGAGGACTGAGGCTAGGTGTGCTCTTTCTGGCACGGGGCATgttacttcccctctctggggctGTTTCCTTGTCCGTGTGATGGGGAAGTAGCTTCTCACCAGGACTCTCTCTGCTGCCTGCATGGGGATAAAAGGGATGGTGACTATAATAATCCTCATGGAGCCCTTTCTGGGGAAGACCAGGCACCTTGCTGAGGTTCTCCTCTAGGACCCCTGCTAACCATATGGCCTCTGTGCAGGCTGGAAGAAGACACTCCCTTGGAGTGCTCATTGTGGGAGACTTAGGGAGCGAAGACTGGATTTCAGTCCTCACTTAGCGCTGCCCTCTGCCCATCCCTACCTCCTTTGTCAGATGGCGCgtgcgcgtgtgcacacacacacacacacacacacacacacacacacccctcaggcCAGGCCCCCTCGTGCAGCAAACACTCCACATCTGTGCACGGcagcccctctctgcctccctccccgcaGGTCCTGAGCTGTAAAgcccaggagcctggggctgACGGGCCCGCACGCATTGCAGGGGAGGGCGACATGAAGATGCACTGCTGTGTGGCCGCCTACATCTCGGACTATGCCTTCCTGGGCACGGCCATGCTGCCCCACCAGTGGCGGCACAAGGTGCGCTTCATGGTCTCCTTGGACCACTCCATGTGGTTCCATACCCCCTTCCGAGCGGACCACTGGATGCTCTATGAGTGTGAGAGCCCCTGGGCTGGTGAGTATGGGGCCACGGGGGGACAAGGGGCCTCATGGGAGGGGGACGTGGGGAGGGCGGGGtagggcgggaagcctgctttctcagGTGATCCTGTGGGGCACCACCCATCGCTTCCTCTCCTAGCCCCGTAGTCTCTGGCATTGTTGTCTTCAAAATGACAGCATGAGGCTCGAGAGGGGACACCTGCTAAGCTTAATTTCTGTAGCCCGCAGGGAGTATCAGAGACCCAGGTCTAGGCCCAGAAGCACTGCAGATTCTCTGTGTGATTCTGGACCAGTCCCagctcctctctgagcctcagtttccccatctaaaCAAATAGGGTCACATAGAGCAGTGGTATCTGAATGTAGTGGCACGTCAGCCAGCCAGTTGGGAGAGCCTTTCCAAAACAGATACTCAGGTTCCACCCCCAAGATTCTGACTCAGCAGGTCTTGGATGAAAtccaggaaacttttttttaagcagcTCCCTTGAGCAATAGTGCGGATTAACCAACCTGACTGGGGGTCAGGGCCCTCCATAGTCTCTAAGGGCTCCGCTACTTAGGATACTCATGGTGTGCAGAGAAGCCCAGTCTAGtctcagagccctgggctccTTTCCAGGCAAGTATACTTCAGATGAAGAAAAGCCTTGCTCTGTAAAACAGGGACAGAACGAAGGGAATCTCTCTTAAGGGAAGGGGGAGTCTCCAACACCAAGAGTGTTGCAACACAAGATCAGCAACCTTGTGGTTAGAACACCTGGCTTCGGATTTGGCCGGCTTCTTATGGCCCAGGGCCTGAGGCTCCCTGGACTTCGGTGTCTTCATCAGGAAAATGGGCCTGCTTCACTTGGCCACTATGAGAACTAAGTGAGCTCTACTCTGTGTAAGGGAGACCAGCAGCTCCCTCTGGAACCTTCCATTCAGGCCCACTGCTAGCAAAGGAGTGTTCAGGCTGGGAGGGTGGCCAGATGTGATGGCCCCAGGTTCTCCCCATAAGCCCTTTTTCCTGATAGGGGTGaggatgggtttttttttgtttgctttgtgaaTTGCCACCCTGGAGCACCCAGTTTGATTCATTAGAAGGGGAACTGCTGGGTTTCCTACCCTAAGTAGCCAGAGTGGGGACGGATCTACTTAGCCAAGCTGCTGACCTGAGACTGCCCTCAGAATTCTTCCCCCTGTGAGCTTTTTGAGGAAGCCACTGGATATGTGAAAGTGCTTTCAAACTGTCAAGTGGGGTTCCCTTAGGAGTTACCCCCAGGGACCATCCCCAATAGGCTCATAAAGGGGCACTTAGAGACTGGGAGAGGCCACAACACTCGATGTGCCCTTGGACGGGGCAGCCAGAGCAGCTGCACACTTTCCAAGAAGCATTGTCTGGCCGGGctctgaaggagagagaaggccaTTCTTACCCTTCCCCTCACCCACAGGTGGCTCCCGGGGGCTGGTCCAAGGGCGGCTGTGGCGTCGGGACGGTGTCCTTGCTGTGTCCTGTGCCCAGGAGGGCGTGATCCGAGTGAAGCCCTGGGACTCAGAGAGCAAGCTGTAGCCAGAGGGAGCAGCTTGGCCTGGGGCTTCAAGGGtcacccttctcccaacacctTACAGTCAAGGGCCGGACCTTCTATCCCCAAACCCAATAAAGAGACTAATACCACTGGAGCTGCTGGCCTTTAATTCCCCTGGGCCAGACGGCAGCCCTACTCCAGGACTCCCAAGGAAGAGTCTCTAGCCCTTGGGCCAAGGAAGAGGTAACATTGCCCTACCCTGGGGCATAGTCCCCAGACATTCATGAGCTGGAGAGGCTGCATCAGACTTCCTCCCTATGCCACCCCAGGGCAACCCCGGCCGAAGCTTGTCCTAAGCTCTGCTCGACAGAAGGAATGTTTCCTTGGTTTGCTACAAGTTCCATGTAGGACTTCTAGGGGTTCCCAGCACCCCCTACAGCTTCCCAACTGCTGTTCATGCCCTCCTTGCCCACCCCCCATCCCGGGGCGGTGCCTCTCCCCACAGTGGCCTTAAGTCTAGGCAAAGTCAGTCCAGTTCCTCCTTGATAAGCAATTCTTTGAGACTGGGGGGTGGCGTGGGGGTCAGGCCTGCCTCCTGCAGGGCCTGGAGTCGGGCCTCTGTTTGGCGTTTGTCCAGGCCCAGGCGCCAGGACAGCCGGACGTGGGCTTCCAGAAAGGGTGCCAACAGAGGGTGGGGGTTCTTGTCCCCCATCAGTTGCAAGGCCCTCTCACAACATGCCCGGGCCTCCCCAGGGTTCTCCAGCTCCTGGTGACACACAGCCAGCCCAGCCAGGGTTAGCAGTGGGCGGTCTGGGCCCAAGGGGGTGCCTAGCTGGGTCTGCAGCTGCCAGGCATTGGCCCAGAGCGCCAGAGCCTCATGATAGAGGCCAGTGCAGGTGAGGCTCTGTGCCCGCCGCAGCTCGGGCAGCACAAAGAAGTCCTGCAGGTCCGGGGCACGGCGCAGCTCAGGCACTGCCTGCAAGTGGCTCAGAAACTGCTCGAAGGCCCGGCTCCGGCGGGCGATGGTCTCTGCGGTAAAATTCCGGCGCAGGCGCTTCCGGGGGAATGAGATGGCAGCCATAGGGCCCCGGAACTGTCGCTGCAGGTTTCGATGCAGCCGCTCAAAGTCCGAGTAGCGGCGAGAGATCTGGGCTGGCTGGCGATCGGGTGGCCCAGGGCCCATCACGGCGAGGGTGTAGAGCTGCAGGGAGGGTGGGGTCAGCGCAGGTGTGAGTTTTCCGCgcgccccttccctccccatacCCACACCTCAAGCTGCATTCCCCCACTTCTTCCTTGGCCCCTGAGACTGGGCCCAGGAGAGTGGGAGCTGCTGGGGCAGCAGCCAGGGAGCCCAGTCCCATCTTACCTGAGGCTCGTCTGAAATGACCCAGGCCCAGGGCAGCAcggggagagaaagacagagatgagCTTCAGTGCCTAGACTTGCCACCCCTTTTGCCCGAGCACTCCCTTCCCATAGGGCATTTAGCTCTTCGGACAGCCCCTCTGGTAAACCAGCTGGGAGCTGAAGCCCAGGCCGATCTCTTGGGCCACTGAACCAACCTTCAAGACCAGCTTGGACTTTGTTCCGCTCTGGAAACAGAGCCCCCACATCCTTAGGTTATTCCAAAGCAGACCTGGAGGACAGGTCTTCAGATAAACCAAGGAGCGATCATTGTGAAGAGGGCATCGGGGCACACCCCCCAGTCAGCTACTCCCTTGCAGTGTGTCATCAAGCAAGGCAGTACCCCTGTGGGTCTTGCTGTCCTCTCTAGTGAGCGAAGCAGTGACCTAGGTCAGTGTCCCCTCGCGTGTGGGATGCGTGTAAGTAAATGTTGGGCCCGAGATTCTAGGTGGTTGGTACTGGAGTAAATAACACTGAAGTGGAGACAGGAGGTGGCCCCCCCTCCCCTTGCCGAGTACTCCTTGAATCCTGACTACAGGTTGAGAAGCTCTCAGCTTGGTTTTTTGAAACGCACTTTTCCAACACTTCTCATCTCCCCTTtcagaaaagacccagaaagcAAATCTCAGGTCTGGGCCTTCAGGCAACAGGATTCATCCAGGGTTTTAATGACCCGGTTTCATTTTCACtgcttttattgtatttaattaattaatttttatggttGTCTTTATGGCAAACAAGCCTTCCCACATACAGTACTGCTTTGAAGTCTTTTGAACTTATTTACGGAAAAAAAATAGgtttacttaaaaatgttaagcAAGGAATGGTACAGTAGCATTTAGCTAGGACGAGAATCATGAAGGTGGTCCTGGAATGAGTGATGTTTGAGAAATGCTGATCAAGATGACCATGAAGCTGCCCTGGGGCCTGAGGATCCGCACATAGACTAATCTGTAATAATGCTGACCCACCAGGTTTGAAAAGTGGGATTTGTTAAGCATGAGATGTTGAAGCACCAAACCCGGACTTTTCTCTCGAATTTGTTCTGTGAAATTGCCAATATTGTAGCCACCTCTGGCCTATTTTATACTTCTCTTCAAGATTCAGTGGACATTAATACTAAGGATTAAAAGACTTTACCTTGAAGAAGTTTATTTTACTCCCGCTCAGTTCTGCATTCCCAAAAAACACTGGctgcaaaaactttttttttttttttttttaaaggaacagttATCAAACATTCCAGGAAACCAGTTTCCTTCAAAATACTTCAGGAAGCATTGTCTAAAATGACCCCTTATATTCATGTagcttttactttaaatatttggcaaaaaGGAAACATCTTATATCCATTATTTCATCTGACCTTTGTAATGTCCTGCCAAGATGGGTAAGAATGACTGTAGCTCCATTAACTGAGCACCGGCCCCCGCCACGATGTGCTGTGCTGGGCACTTTACTTTGGAGCACAGCAAGGAGGGAGCTCCTGACTCTGACAgccaaggaagcaggctccaagaCTTCCTCTAAGTCACACAGCTGCTAAATGGTCccgctgggattcaaacccaggcccgCCTAATTCCAGAGCCCCGGCTTTCAACCCCACCCCAGGAATAGAGGGGACTTGTCTCTCCAGACATGGGCCAGAGCATATCCGGCCATACTGCTCTATCTTGTCATTCTCTTCGTAGAATCACCCAATACTTCCCTGCTGCCTGGCTGTTCCTGAGGGTCCTTCTCCCAGTACGTGAGGCCTGGCTGGGACTTAGCCACTTAAGACTAGATCATCAGAGTCGATCCCTGCTCAAATGGGAGCAGTCACCCCATAGGCGAGGCCTTTGTTTCCTCACAGCgcagaaaggaatgaagaggcCCAGATGTGGGGCAGTGCTCCAGGCCCTTGGCCTGCTGAGTCAGAAACGGAGGAGGGTGGTGAAGATGAGGGAGGTCTGAGTCTGCCAGGACCGGCCAGGTCAGGCTGGGTTTCAGGACCTGGCAGACCTCATTCTCCCATGTCAGTTTCTCCTTTCCACAGGCAAAACCAGACTCCAAGGCCTTCCCCTTGCTCTTCATCTCAACACCATTTACCCCCTAAATCTAACCCTCAGAACGAGATTATTGTGTACAGTGTGGGTGCCCAGGGATTGACTGACCTGGGGTATAAGGCCCTAGACGCCATACATTTTCAAGCCAAAGTTAAGTCATAATAGTAGTTACCATTTTATCAAGCACTTCATaatgccaggcacagtgctaagGGCTCTCTGCGCACTCATTTAATTTCTTCAACAATCCTCTGCATTATTCCCACTCCTCAGATGAGGAAATAGGGTCATCAAAGTTAAACAACTCACCCAATGTCAAACAGCTGATAATTGGGGCCTGAATCAAGGTCTGGAttcaaaacccatttttttttttttaactactcaCCAATGCAACTTGGGTCTCAGGTCTGACCCGGATAATAatattctttcttgtattttgcTACAGTTTGCAAaacctgggggaaggggagcccaCACGGCAGTTCTCTTAGTCTCAAAACCAGGATGGGGAGGCAGATCCATAATCCCTCAGAAAGCTAAGTCATCTGCCCAAGCACTTGATCAAATTACATCCCTTttctgacctcagtttccccattccTAAAATAGACTGACCATGTATCAAGTTGGGAAGTTGG encodes the following:
- the SNX21 gene encoding sorting nexin-21 isoform X1, whose protein sequence is MASRLLHRLRHALAGDNPGEAATGPEAEQFPESSELEDDDAEGLSSRLSGTLSFTSAEDEEEEDDEDDGEVGPDSLPSGDGASGEDADRSSPPDGQRGSQPLARQLQDFWKKSRNTLVPQRLLFEVTSANVVKDPPSKYVLYTLAVMGPGPPDRQPAQISRRYSDFERLHRNLQRQFRGPMAAISFPRKRLRRNFTAETIARRSRAFEQFLSHLQAVPELRRAPDLQDFFVLPELRRAQSLTCTGLYHEALALWANAWQLQTQLGTPLGPDRPLLTLAGLAVCHQELENPGEARACCERALQLMGDKNPHPLLAPFLEAHVRLSWRLGLDKRQTEARLQALQEAGLTPTPPPSLKELLIKEELD